The Leucobacter rhizosphaerae genome includes a region encoding these proteins:
- a CDS encoding GNAT family N-acetyltransferase gives MATYSDETQAAAAGFRIEHQPEAQRYAVLQAGDTGDRLVGEAHYTLIGGATINFDHTVVLPEFRGSGLSGLLAHHALTGEAVGDRRIIASCSYIAGYLERHPELQRS, from the coding sequence ATGGCGACCTACAGTGACGAAACCCAGGCGGCTGCAGCGGGATTCCGCATCGAGCACCAGCCCGAAGCGCAGCGCTACGCCGTGCTCCAGGCGGGCGACACCGGGGACCGGCTCGTCGGTGAGGCCCACTACACGCTCATCGGCGGCGCGACGATCAACTTCGACCACACGGTCGTGCTGCCCGAGTTCCGCGGCTCGGGACTCTCCGGACTGCTCGCGCACCACGCACTGACGGGCGAGGCGGTCGGGGATCGCCGGATCATCGCGTCCTGCTCCTACATCGCGGGGTACCTCGAGCGGCACCCGGAGCTGCAGCGCAGCTGA
- a CDS encoding adenosylhomocysteinase, whose translation MPPLLDPAPEHAARALIVERSVRAAARTGNRLLSGHRARLEVSDPHLREAFAAVLGRMGVRIRSGTADQPPPAAEFVFVDSIDPHLRTEPAPRVEGSGASAAELPATVIAVDGDACSGRASDAASRIAWAARGMPVTARLARTLRANPGASGFRPWAEERERPILRIAVSLVLEPKTAAFAIALADAGCEVAVFSAASETDPEVARALAADGRIAVFAPTALGALLDPTVADPSADARAVDAAHAAAVLRWGPDLLIDDGSHLIRLAHTELPESLVALRGAAEETTSGVRPLHEMVAGGALTIPVIAVNDARTKTDFDNLIGTGQSCVFAIADCLEEAAGAAYRGQAGSRWTVIGYGPVGVGVARFAAALGAAVTVVERDPVRALAALHDGHEARDASEALPASDVVVSATGVWHTLDAAAVAALRPGTAVAVAGGIDDEVALDELRAAGWTSTPRTASVAEWCPPGGDRGVLLLANGGGVNYSAAEGNPIEVMDLSFATQLAALSRLLHDELTPGVHTLDAADERRVARIALEARDGAAAERAEGGIEGDGSGSANRGAESSSRRPSEAEPARPGGAAQPWTVHRYRHRPDEPLDSSE comes from the coding sequence GTGCCTCCGCTGCTCGACCCGGCCCCCGAGCACGCCGCGCGCGCCCTGATCGTCGAGCGGTCGGTCCGCGCGGCGGCTCGCACCGGCAACCGGCTCCTCTCGGGGCACCGTGCGCGCCTCGAGGTCAGCGACCCGCACCTCCGCGAGGCGTTCGCGGCGGTCCTCGGCCGTATGGGGGTCCGGATCAGATCGGGTACCGCAGACCAGCCTCCTCCCGCCGCCGAGTTCGTCTTCGTCGACTCGATCGACCCCCACCTGCGCACCGAGCCGGCACCGCGCGTCGAGGGGTCCGGCGCCTCGGCCGCGGAGCTTCCGGCCACCGTGATCGCCGTCGATGGCGATGCCTGCTCGGGGCGCGCGTCCGATGCGGCGTCGCGGATCGCATGGGCCGCCCGGGGCATGCCGGTCACGGCCCGACTCGCGCGCACGCTCCGGGCCAACCCGGGTGCGAGCGGATTCCGCCCCTGGGCGGAGGAGCGCGAGCGACCGATCCTCAGGATCGCGGTGAGTCTCGTCCTGGAGCCGAAGACCGCCGCCTTCGCGATCGCCCTCGCCGACGCGGGGTGCGAGGTCGCCGTCTTCAGCGCGGCGAGCGAGACCGACCCCGAGGTCGCCCGGGCGCTCGCCGCAGACGGCCGCATCGCCGTGTTCGCGCCGACGGCGCTCGGCGCGCTGCTCGACCCGACGGTCGCGGATCCGTCCGCGGATGCGCGCGCCGTCGATGCCGCGCACGCCGCGGCGGTCCTGCGCTGGGGCCCGGACCTCCTCATCGACGACGGATCGCACCTGATCCGGCTCGCCCACACGGAGCTCCCGGAATCGCTCGTCGCGCTCCGCGGGGCCGCGGAGGAGACGACGAGCGGCGTGCGCCCGCTGCACGAGATGGTCGCCGGGGGAGCGCTGACGATCCCCGTCATCGCGGTGAACGACGCCCGCACCAAAACCGACTTCGACAACCTGATCGGGACCGGGCAGTCGTGCGTCTTCGCGATCGCCGATTGCCTCGAGGAGGCCGCCGGTGCGGCGTATCGCGGCCAGGCGGGGTCGCGTTGGACGGTCATCGGGTACGGTCCCGTCGGCGTGGGGGTGGCGCGATTCGCCGCGGCACTCGGCGCAGCCGTGACCGTCGTGGAGCGGGATCCGGTGCGGGCCCTCGCGGCGCTGCACGACGGGCATGAGGCCCGCGATGCGTCGGAGGCCCTGCCCGCCTCGGACGTGGTCGTGAGCGCGACCGGGGTGTGGCACACCCTCGATGCGGCCGCCGTTGCGGCGCTCCGGCCGGGCACCGCGGTGGCGGTGGCCGGCGGGATCGACGACGAGGTCGCACTGGACGAGCTGCGCGCGGCCGGCTGGACGAGCACTCCCCGGACCGCGTCGGTCGCCGAGTGGTGCCCGCCGGGCGGTGATCGTGGGGTGCTGCTCCTCGCGAACGGCGGCGGTGTCAACTACTCCGCGGCCGAGGGCAACCCCATCGAGGTGATGGACCTCTCGTTCGCGACGCAGTTGGCCGCGCTGTCCCGGCTGCTGCACGACGAGTTGACGCCCGGCGTGCACACGCTCGACGCCGCCGATGAGCGAAGGGTCGCGCGTATCGCGCTGGAGGCGCGCGACGGCGCTGCGGCTGAGCGCGCCGAGGGCGGGATCGAGGGCGATGGCAGTGGCAGCGCGAACCGCGGTGCCGAGTCGAGTTCCCGCCGCCCTTCCGAAGCGGAGCCGGCGCGACCCGGGGGCGCCGCCCAGCCGTGGACCGTGCACCGCTACCGGCACCGCCCCGACGAGCCCCTAGACTCGTCCGAGTGA
- a CDS encoding amino acid ABC transporter ATP-binding protein has translation MSAQQDGQLPVLSIQGVHKRFGEHPVLRGIDLDVARHEVVALIGASGSGKSTLLKTVNLLEQIDDGRIVLAGDDISDPRVNVDAVRARIGVVFQHYNLFPHMHVLGNVTLAARQVFRTPRAQAERTGLALLERIGLADKAYEYPDRLSGGQQQRVAIARALATDPELLLLDEITSALDPQLVGEVLDLVRELKAGGSTIVMATHEMSFARRVADRVVYLKDGVIIESGTPEQIFERPQRAETREFLRRLRDPFE, from the coding sequence ATGAGCGCGCAGCAGGACGGGCAGCTCCCGGTGCTCTCCATCCAGGGGGTGCACAAGCGCTTCGGCGAGCACCCGGTGCTCCGCGGCATCGACCTCGATGTGGCTCGCCACGAGGTCGTCGCGCTCATCGGCGCGTCGGGCTCCGGCAAGTCCACGCTGCTCAAGACCGTCAATCTGCTCGAGCAGATCGACGACGGCCGGATCGTGCTCGCCGGCGACGACATCTCCGACCCGCGGGTGAACGTCGACGCCGTGCGGGCCCGGATCGGTGTGGTCTTCCAGCACTACAACCTGTTCCCGCACATGCACGTGCTCGGCAATGTGACGCTCGCGGCCCGGCAGGTCTTCCGGACGCCCCGCGCTCAGGCGGAGCGCACCGGACTCGCGCTGCTCGAGCGCATCGGACTCGCCGACAAGGCGTACGAGTACCCGGATCGGCTCTCGGGCGGCCAGCAGCAGCGTGTGGCCATCGCTCGTGCACTCGCCACGGATCCCGAGCTCCTGCTGCTCGACGAGATCACGAGCGCGCTCGATCCGCAGCTCGTCGGCGAGGTCCTCGACCTCGTCCGCGAGCTCAAGGCCGGCGGCTCCACGATCGTGATGGCGACGCACGAGATGTCGTTCGCGCGCCGGGTTGCGGACCGGGTCGTGTACCTCAAGGACGGGGTGATCATCGAGTCGGGCACCCCCGAGCAGATCTTCGAGCGCCCGCAACGTGCGGAGACGCGCGAATTCCTGAGGCGCCTGCGCGATCCCTTCGAGTAG
- a CDS encoding DHA2 family efflux MFS transporter permease subunit, with amino-acid sequence MSHTAEETSPPVPTTSEREFGPRERLAIWLLLISAFVVILNETVMGVALPKLMIDLGITAAAGQWLTTAFLLTMSVVIPITGMLIQRVQTRPLFIIAMSLFSAGTLIAAIAPGFEVLLVGRVVQACGTAIMMPLLMTTVVTLVPEHQRGRLMGRIAIVISVAPALGPTLSGLILQVLTWRWLFLAVLPIAVIALVLGMIRMPNVGVQRKARIDLVSVLLSVLAFGGLVYGLSLIGESANGHAPMPPWVPTVVGALALALFVWRQTRLQREDRALLDLRTFRSRPFTLSVILFAFSAMALFGSLILLPIYMQNVLGHDTLETGLLLLPGGLLMGLMGPIVGRIVDSRGARAALIPGTIITALALWSMGLFTDTTSIWQVLATHLLLSLGLSGVFTPLFAVSLGSLPPQLASHGSAVISTVQQVAGAAGTALFVTVMTIVSTAVAGSPDAVDPHALAAGTRTAFLIGGLAATVGVVVAFFVRDPAPRTTEAGAVSGH; translated from the coding sequence ATGTCTCACACCGCCGAGGAAACCTCTCCACCCGTGCCCACCACCTCTGAGCGGGAGTTCGGGCCGCGCGAGCGTCTCGCCATCTGGCTGCTCCTGATCTCCGCCTTCGTCGTCATCCTCAACGAGACGGTCATGGGTGTCGCCCTTCCGAAGCTGATGATCGACCTCGGCATCACCGCCGCGGCCGGCCAGTGGCTCACGACCGCCTTCCTCCTCACCATGAGCGTCGTGATCCCGATCACCGGCATGCTGATCCAGCGCGTGCAGACGCGTCCGCTCTTCATCATCGCCATGAGCCTCTTCTCCGCCGGCACCCTGATCGCCGCGATCGCGCCCGGCTTCGAGGTGCTGCTCGTAGGTCGTGTCGTGCAGGCCTGCGGAACGGCGATCATGATGCCCCTGCTGATGACCACGGTCGTCACCCTCGTCCCCGAGCACCAGCGCGGCCGACTCATGGGACGCATCGCGATCGTGATCTCCGTCGCGCCGGCGCTCGGGCCGACGCTGTCGGGGCTGATCCTGCAGGTGCTGACGTGGCGCTGGCTCTTCCTGGCCGTGCTGCCGATTGCCGTGATCGCGCTCGTGCTCGGCATGATCCGCATGCCCAATGTCGGAGTGCAGCGGAAGGCCCGGATCGACCTCGTCTCCGTGCTCCTGTCCGTGCTGGCCTTCGGTGGGCTCGTCTACGGCCTCAGCCTCATCGGCGAGTCGGCGAACGGCCACGCGCCGATGCCGCCGTGGGTCCCGACGGTGGTCGGCGCGCTCGCACTGGCGCTCTTCGTGTGGCGCCAGACCCGGCTCCAGCGCGAGGACCGGGCGCTGCTCGACCTGCGCACGTTCCGCTCGCGGCCGTTCACCCTCTCGGTGATCCTCTTCGCCTTCAGCGCGATGGCGCTCTTCGGCTCGCTGATCCTGCTGCCGATCTACATGCAGAACGTGCTGGGGCACGACACCCTCGAGACGGGTCTGCTGCTGCTGCCGGGCGGCCTGCTGATGGGCCTCATGGGCCCGATCGTGGGGCGGATCGTCGACTCCCGCGGCGCGCGGGCCGCACTGATCCCGGGCACGATCATCACGGCGCTGGCGCTCTGGAGCATGGGCCTGTTCACCGACACCACGTCGATCTGGCAGGTGCTCGCGACGCACCTGCTCCTGAGCCTCGGGCTGTCGGGCGTGTTCACGCCGCTGTTCGCGGTGTCGCTCGGGTCCCTGCCACCCCAGCTCGCGTCGCACGGCAGTGCTGTGATCTCGACGGTGCAGCAGGTCGCGGGCGCCGCGGGCACGGCGCTCTTCGTGACGGTGATGACCATCGTGTCGACGGCCGTCGCGGGCTCCCCGGACGCGGTCGATCCGCACGCGCTGGCCGCGGGTACCCGCACGGCGTTCCTCATCGGAGGTCTCGCGGCCACCGTGGGTGTCGTGGTGGCGTTCTTCGTGCGGGATCCCGCACCGCGGACGACCGAGGCGGGTGCCGTCAGCGGCCACTGA
- a CDS encoding ABC transporter substrate-binding protein, with protein sequence MSRTLRRTALIAAGAAAILALSACTAGGTDGGDASATITEGKLTIATGEPAYAPWVLEDAPESGEGFEAAVAYAVAEELGYEADDVEWVRTSFDAAIAPGPKDFDLNIQQFSVSEERAKAVDFSSPYYTTTQAVVAAAGTDAADANSIADLKDAAIGVASGTTSLTVVEDVIAPTQDLQVFNTVDDVVAALQNGTIDAMVTDLPGAFYVRDAQLDDGVIVGQLDSSTGGDEFAFVLPKDSGLTAEVTAAVDALRENGTLDELAAKWIADQGAPVLK encoded by the coding sequence ATGTCACGCACCCTTCGACGTACCGCGCTCATCGCTGCGGGAGCCGCGGCGATCCTCGCGCTCTCCGCCTGCACCGCCGGGGGAACGGACGGCGGCGACGCCTCCGCGACCATCACCGAGGGCAAGCTCACGATCGCCACCGGCGAGCCCGCCTACGCGCCCTGGGTGCTGGAGGACGCCCCGGAGAGCGGCGAGGGCTTCGAAGCCGCCGTGGCGTATGCCGTGGCCGAGGAACTCGGCTACGAGGCGGACGACGTGGAGTGGGTGCGCACGAGCTTCGACGCCGCGATCGCGCCCGGCCCGAAGGACTTCGATCTGAACATCCAGCAGTTCTCGGTGAGCGAGGAGCGGGCGAAGGCCGTCGACTTCTCCTCGCCGTACTACACGACCACCCAGGCCGTCGTCGCTGCCGCGGGCACCGACGCCGCCGACGCGAACAGCATCGCCGACCTGAAGGACGCCGCGATCGGCGTCGCCTCGGGCACGACGTCGCTCACCGTCGTCGAAGACGTGATCGCCCCGACCCAGGACCTGCAGGTCTTCAACACCGTCGACGACGTGGTCGCCGCGCTCCAGAACGGCACCATCGACGCGATGGTCACCGATCTGCCGGGCGCCTTCTACGTGCGCGACGCGCAGCTCGATGACGGCGTCATCGTCGGACAGCTCGACTCGAGCACGGGCGGCGACGAGTTCGCGTTTGTGCTGCCGAAGGACTCGGGTCTGACCGCCGAGGTCACCGCCGCCGTCGACGCGCTGCGCGAGAACGGCACGCTCGACGAGCTCGCCGCGAAGTGGATCGCGGACCAGGGCGCGCCGGTCCTGAAGTGA
- a CDS encoding amidohydrolase family protein codes for MNTAHSTVVYSADLVFPVTSPRIADGAVAVEQGRIVHVGDRRWVLETLASRGATVHEERCEGVLAPGLVNAHTHLQYTHMAEVAARNYTGFDDWGDAFDLAYARNGHDWAAASADGARLSLEAGVTAAADVVTDESALGALHDAGMHGIAYWEVYGKSNADWSPEAREEVRQQIRSIPTPPGAGVSPHAPYSLEVQPLLEIPDIVREEGLRLHIHLAEAHMEREFDGIDGYAAPGSHGGWPELAADSFRALRSHGIGVSSTQFVDHLGVLGPDCHIAHGVYVNAEDRALLRARGSSVALCPRSNEVIGLDMPPVAAYLREGNPIAVGTDSLSSSPSLDLLADVAALYRVAREQGYRANDLHQRLFSAATLGGAAALGLHVGKRRIGQLGVGAVADLASFDVPTHDADVALAELVEAGAGRVTRTVVAGVERFRRP; via the coding sequence GTGAACACCGCACACTCGACCGTCGTCTACAGCGCCGACCTCGTCTTCCCCGTCACCAGCCCGCGCATCGCGGACGGCGCGGTCGCCGTGGAGCAGGGCCGGATCGTGCACGTGGGGGACCGCCGCTGGGTGCTCGAGACCCTCGCGTCGCGGGGTGCGACCGTGCACGAGGAGCGCTGCGAGGGTGTGCTCGCCCCGGGGCTCGTGAACGCGCACACGCACCTCCAGTACACCCACATGGCCGAGGTCGCAGCGCGCAACTACACCGGCTTCGACGATTGGGGTGACGCCTTCGACCTCGCCTACGCCCGCAACGGGCACGACTGGGCCGCGGCGTCCGCGGACGGCGCGCGGCTGAGCCTCGAGGCCGGGGTCACGGCCGCGGCGGACGTCGTCACCGACGAGTCCGCGCTCGGCGCCCTCCACGACGCCGGCATGCACGGGATCGCCTACTGGGAGGTCTACGGCAAGAGCAACGCGGACTGGAGCCCGGAGGCCCGGGAGGAGGTGCGCCAGCAGATCCGGAGCATCCCGACCCCGCCCGGAGCCGGCGTGTCCCCGCACGCGCCCTACTCGCTCGAGGTGCAGCCGCTGCTGGAGATCCCCGACATCGTGCGCGAGGAGGGGCTGCGGCTCCACATCCACCTCGCCGAGGCGCACATGGAGCGCGAGTTCGACGGCATCGACGGGTACGCCGCGCCCGGCAGCCACGGCGGCTGGCCCGAGCTCGCGGCCGACAGCTTCCGTGCGCTGCGCTCGCACGGCATCGGGGTGTCCTCGACCCAGTTCGTCGACCACCTCGGGGTGCTCGGCCCCGACTGCCACATCGCCCACGGCGTGTACGTCAATGCCGAGGATCGCGCGCTGCTCCGCGCCCGCGGGTCGAGCGTCGCCCTGTGCCCCCGCTCGAACGAGGTCATCGGACTCGACATGCCCCCGGTCGCCGCATACCTGCGCGAGGGCAATCCGATCGCGGTCGGCACCGACTCGCTGTCGTCCTCACCATCTCTGGACCTGCTCGCCGACGTCGCCGCGCTGTACCGGGTCGCCCGGGAGCAGGGCTACCGGGCGAACGACCTCCACCAGCGTCTGTTCAGCGCGGCGACCCTGGGCGGCGCAGCGGCGCTCGGCCTCCACGTCGGCAAGCGCCGCATCGGCCAGCTCGGGGTGGGCGCGGTCGCCGACCTCGCGAGCTTCGACGTGCCGACCCACGACGCCGACGTCGCCCTGGCCGAGCTCGTCGAGGCGGGCGCCGGGCGGGTGACCCGCACGGTCGTGGCGGGCGTCGAGCGCTTCCGCCGCCCCTGA
- a CDS encoding LysR family transcriptional regulator — protein sequence MIDLRQLQALSAVAAEGSVARAATRLGWSQPTVDYHLRNLDRLVGADLTTRSTRGSKLTTAGTLMLERGEEILGLADRALTDVRDLSQLGRIRLRFGTFPTAAARLLPGIVARITELGIELDATLEEVSPLVTQVNQHTLDAALVYAAGGYRLPFRAEVHTTHLFTDPMLMALPSHHPATQHRSFTSETLLTLAADNWVTGSTPGDTLDDLVRETFQAAGHQVNVAIRTDDYSVVLGLVAAGMAVALVPSLVGNDLPDGVVLRPIEDPRFARELLLAAPAGPGGPSAAVRQLAEVVRRSITALG from the coding sequence GTGATCGATCTCCGACAGCTCCAGGCACTCAGTGCGGTCGCGGCGGAAGGCTCCGTCGCGCGGGCCGCCACCCGCCTCGGCTGGAGTCAGCCGACCGTCGACTACCACCTCCGCAACCTGGACCGGCTCGTGGGGGCGGATCTCACGACCCGCAGCACCCGCGGCAGCAAGCTCACGACAGCGGGCACGCTGATGCTCGAGCGCGGCGAGGAGATCCTCGGACTCGCCGATCGTGCGCTCACCGACGTCCGCGACCTCTCGCAGCTCGGCCGCATCCGGTTGCGGTTCGGCACCTTCCCGACCGCGGCGGCACGCCTGCTGCCCGGCATCGTCGCGCGCATCACGGAGCTCGGGATCGAGCTCGACGCCACGCTCGAAGAGGTCTCCCCGCTCGTCACCCAGGTGAACCAGCACACGCTCGACGCTGCGCTCGTCTACGCCGCGGGCGGGTACCGTCTGCCGTTCCGAGCGGAGGTGCACACGACGCACCTGTTCACGGACCCGATGCTCATGGCATTGCCGTCGCACCACCCCGCCACGCAGCATCGGTCCTTCACATCGGAGACGCTGCTCACCCTTGCCGCGGACAACTGGGTGACGGGATCGACCCCGGGTGACACGCTGGACGACCTGGTGCGCGAGACCTTCCAGGCGGCCGGTCACCAGGTCAACGTCGCGATCCGCACGGACGACTACTCGGTGGTGCTGGGGCTCGTGGCGGCGGGGATGGCCGTGGCGCTCGTGCCGAGCCTCGTCGGCAACGATCTGCCCGACGGAGTGGTGCTCCGCCCCATCGAGGATCCGCGATTCGCCCGCGAGCTGCTCCTCGCCGCCCCGGCGGGCCCCGGCGGACCGTCCGCCGCCGTGCGACAGCTCGCCGAGGTCGTGCGGAGATCGATCACCGCGCTCGGCTGA
- a CDS encoding amino acid ABC transporter permease codes for MTLPVSQIELERRAYRRVRKQRSVLVSVLSTLVFAAVIAVILVNSPGWERVSDTFFDLEVAIGAFPRVIEGLWLNIHVLVAAAIGVAILGTLLAVTRTLKGAVFTPIRLLAAGYTDIFRGIPVLLVLYLVGFGIPGLELTGRLPAQFWGTIALILCYSAYVAEVLRAGIDAVHPSQRLAARSLGLSHGKTLRLVVLPQAVRKVTPALMNDFVSMQKDVGLISVLGAVDAIRAAQIEVASSYNFTPYVLAGVLFVLLSLPFIRLTDWLTARAQRREQIGGTV; via the coding sequence GTGACCCTCCCGGTCAGCCAGATCGAACTCGAGCGCCGCGCGTACCGCCGCGTGCGCAAGCAGCGCTCGGTGCTCGTCAGCGTGCTCAGCACCCTGGTGTTCGCCGCGGTCATCGCGGTGATCCTCGTGAACAGTCCCGGCTGGGAGCGGGTGAGCGACACCTTCTTCGACCTCGAGGTCGCGATCGGCGCCTTCCCCCGGGTCATCGAGGGGTTGTGGCTCAACATCCATGTGCTCGTCGCGGCCGCCATCGGCGTCGCGATCCTCGGCACCCTGCTCGCGGTCACCCGGACGCTCAAGGGTGCGGTGTTCACCCCGATCCGGCTCCTGGCCGCCGGGTACACCGACATCTTCCGGGGCATCCCGGTGCTGCTGGTGCTCTACCTCGTCGGATTCGGGATCCCGGGACTCGAGCTGACCGGCCGCCTTCCGGCGCAGTTCTGGGGAACGATCGCACTGATCCTCTGCTACTCGGCGTACGTCGCCGAGGTGCTCCGCGCCGGCATCGACGCGGTGCATCCCTCCCAGCGCCTCGCGGCGCGGTCCCTCGGTCTCAGCCACGGCAAGACGCTGCGGCTCGTGGTGCTGCCGCAGGCCGTCCGCAAGGTCACTCCGGCGCTCATGAACGACTTCGTGTCGATGCAGAAGGACGTCGGTCTGATCTCGGTGCTCGGCGCCGTCGACGCGATCCGCGCCGCCCAGATCGAGGTCGCCTCGAGTTACAACTTCACCCCGTACGTGCTCGCGGGGGTGCTCTTCGTGCTCCTGTCGCTGCCGTTCATCCGGTTGACCGATTGGCTGACTGCTCGGGCGCAGCGACGCGAACAGATCGGAGGCACGGTATGA
- a CDS encoding aminotransferase class I/II-fold pyridoxal phosphate-dependent enzyme, translated as MLHQESRDPSPVSSGAADAPSVRSASIPARRVTRTSAVPDAQRGAPYAEALQRFAAGHPMSLMVPGHGNAPEAGGQHLAELFGERVAELDAPLMLEGIDLGADSPLVEAQRLAAEAWGAKRTWFLTNGASQANRTAAIAVRSLGERVMIQRSSHSSFTDGVLLAGLVPAFVSPTIDTHHGIAHGLTPDALDAALEAEHRAGRPVSSVYTVSPSYFGSVADVAGLARVAHAHGAALIVDGAWGAHFGFHPDLPESSARLGADLVVSSTHKLAGSLTQSAMLHLGNGPFAERLEPLVERAYAMTSSTSASAILMGSLDVARRALVTGEATIGRAIRTANEVRDRVRADPRFAVISDDFGAFPDIVETDALRVPIDVSGTGQSGHWVRKRMTEAHGIYLEMSTATSVVAVIGALATPDTERFIDALRAVADEADALRGASDAGAPDAFPALPAAGALRMLPRDAYFGASEIVPAVDAVGRVSADTLAAYPPGIPNLIPGEEVTAETVAFLRAVAASPTGYVRGAVDPAVEGIRVVR; from the coding sequence ATGCTGCACCAGGAATCGCGTGACCCCAGCCCCGTCTCGAGCGGGGCCGCCGATGCTCCGAGCGTCCGTTCGGCCTCGATCCCCGCGCGGCGTGTGACCAGAACCTCTGCGGTACCGGACGCCCAACGCGGCGCACCCTACGCGGAGGCGCTCCAGCGATTCGCAGCGGGGCACCCCATGTCGCTGATGGTGCCGGGGCACGGCAACGCGCCCGAGGCCGGGGGGCAGCACCTCGCCGAGCTCTTCGGCGAGCGCGTGGCCGAGCTCGATGCGCCGCTGATGCTGGAGGGCATCGACCTGGGGGCGGACTCCCCGCTGGTCGAGGCGCAGCGGCTCGCCGCCGAGGCCTGGGGTGCGAAGCGGACCTGGTTCCTCACGAACGGCGCCTCGCAGGCGAACCGCACCGCCGCGATCGCGGTCCGCAGCCTCGGCGAGCGCGTGATGATCCAGCGCAGCTCGCACTCGAGCTTCACCGACGGTGTGCTGCTCGCCGGCCTGGTCCCCGCGTTCGTGTCGCCCACGATCGACACCCACCACGGCATCGCGCACGGCCTCACCCCCGACGCGCTCGACGCCGCACTCGAGGCGGAGCATCGCGCCGGTCGTCCGGTGTCGAGCGTGTACACGGTGTCGCCGAGCTACTTCGGGTCGGTCGCCGACGTCGCGGGCCTCGCCCGAGTCGCGCACGCGCACGGCGCCGCACTGATCGTCGACGGCGCCTGGGGCGCCCACTTCGGCTTCCACCCCGACCTTCCCGAATCCTCGGCACGCCTCGGCGCCGACCTCGTCGTCTCCAGCACGCACAAGCTCGCCGGCTCGCTCACCCAGTCCGCCATGCTGCACCTCGGCAACGGCCCGTTCGCGGAGCGACTCGAACCGCTCGTCGAACGCGCCTACGCGATGACCTCGTCGACGTCGGCCAGTGCGATCCTCATGGGCTCGCTCGACGTCGCCCGCCGTGCGCTCGTGACGGGCGAGGCCACGATCGGCCGCGCGATCCGGACCGCCAATGAGGTACGGGATCGGGTGCGGGCCGATCCGCGGTTCGCCGTCATCAGCGACGACTTCGGCGCGTTCCCCGACATCGTCGAGACCGATGCACTCCGGGTGCCGATCGATGTCTCGGGGACCGGGCAGAGCGGGCACTGGGTGCGCAAGCGGATGACCGAGGCGCACGGCATCTACCTCGAGATGTCCACCGCGACGAGTGTCGTCGCGGTCATCGGTGCGCTCGCCACCCCCGACACCGAGCGGTTCATCGACGCCCTGCGCGCGGTCGCGGACGAGGCGGATGCGCTCCGCGGGGCGTCTGACGCGGGTGCCCCCGACGCGTTTCCCGCGCTTCCCGCGGCCGGTGCGCTCCGGATGCTGCCGCGCGACGCCTACTTCGGCGCGAGCGAGATCGTGCCGGCCGTGGACGCGGTGGGCCGGGTGTCGGCGGACACCCTCGCGGCCTACCCGCCCGGGATCCCGAACCTGATCCCCGGCGAGGAGGTCACCGCGGAGACGGTGGCGTTCCTGCGCGCCGTGGCGGCGTCGCCGACCGGGTACGTGCGCGGTGCGGTGGATCCGGCGGTCGAGGGCATCCGCGTCGTGCGGTGA